From the Polaribacter tangerinus genome, the window TTTTCTCTTCCGAAACATTTTGTAGCGCAGGATTAGTATGGTTAAAATGAATAAATATTACTTTATTTTTTATGGTAAACGACTCATTTTTAAAAATGTTTATAGTTTCACTAATAAACGGATGTGGTATTTCTGCCATTGGTCTATTTACTTCACCTTCTTTAAAAAAGGTAGCGTCTAAAAAAGCATAATCTACTTTTTTAACCTCTTCTACAATATCTTTATTCCATTTTTGCCATTTATTAATATCGGGAATAAACAATATGGTTTTCTGTTTACTTTCAATTTTATAGCCTACAGTTTCTGAATATTCATCTCTGTGAGGTACTAAAAAAGGTGTTACTTTTAATGTGTTATTTACTTGAATCGTACTGTCTTTATTTATATCAATAAGCTCGATATTTCGGAGATTTATTAACTGATTCCAAGGGCCATTATTGCGTAAAAAAGTTTTCATCTTAGGCATTACATATACTTTTGTACCTTTTTGGCCTAATGCCTCTCTACCAAAATACATTAAGCCACTGTAATGGCCAATGTGCGCGTGTGTTAAAAATATGCCATCTATTAAAGAAGAAGTTTTTAAATGGTTTTGAGATAAATTTGCCAACTGTGTAGTAATATCTGGTGTTGCTTCAAAAAGCCATTTTTGATTATTTTCTTTATCTACCAAACCCAAAGAAACTACTTTTTGCTTTCTAAATTTACCTTGATAGTAGTTTAAACAACACTCTTTTTTACACCCAATATGAGGATATCCTGCATCTTGAGCAATACCTAAAACCGTTACATATTGCTGCATTTTATTTTTTTGCTGAGTATTGTTTTTATCTGAGGTTTGGCAAGAGATAAGAAGTGCACAACCAATAATTTTAAGAATTCGCATTTTAATTTTTTCTATAAAGATAAAAAAAGCATCAACTTTATGTTAATGCTTTTATTTTTTTAATAAATATTTGAAGTAAAACTATTTTACAACAACTCTCCAACCATGTTTGTCTGGAGCTTTATTTGTTTGTATGTCTGTAATAGCTTTTTTTAGAGTACTTGCGTAAGGTTGGCTTAATTCGGGTAATTCGTATTCTTTTTCTTGATATCCAAAACCAGCAATAGGTGAAATTACAGCTGCCGTTCCTGCTCCAAACATTTCTTTTAAACTACCAGATTGTGCTGCTGCAATTACCTCTGAAACAGTAATTTTTCTGACTTCAACATCAATATCTAAATCTTTTGCAATTTGAATAATGCTTTTTCTAGTAATTCCATCTAATATTCTATCACTTACCGGACTTGTAATTAGTGTGTCATTAATTCGAACAAATATATTCATGGCACCCGCTTCTTCTATGTATTCGTGCGTATTATCATCAGTCCAAATTACCTGATTAAAGCCTTTTTCTATAGCTAGCTGAGTTGGATAAAATTGAGCAGCATAATTACCACCAGCTTTAGCAAAACCAACACCACCATTAGCAGCACGCGCATATTTTTCTTCTATTAAAACTTTTACTTTTCCTGCAAAATAAGCTCCAGAGGGAGCTGTACAGATCATTAATTTATACTCATCTGCTGGTGAGGCATGAAATCCTTTTCCAGAGGCGAACATAAAAGGTCTTATGTATAATGAACTTCCTTCGTTAGTAGGAATCCAATTAGCATCTACTTTTAGTAACTCTTTTAACCCGTTCATAAAGACATCTTCAGGAATTTGAGGAATTACCAATCGTTCTGCAGATTTGTTTAAACGTTTACAGTTTTCTGTAGGTCTAAACAAAAGAATATTTTCGTCGGCATCTTTATAAGCTTTCATTCCTTCGAAAATAGATTGACCATAATGAAAAATTTTTGCTGAAGGATCTAACGAAATTGGTGCATACGGCTCTATAATTGGTGTTCCCCATTGACCATTTTTGTAAGTGCAAGTAAGCATATGGTCTGAATATACACTTCCAAAAGGTAAATTATTAAAGTCTACACTGTCTATTCTAGACTTTTCTATATGTTTGATTTCTATAGTAGAATTCATGTTTTAAATCGATTAATTTTAGTGCAAATGTACATAATTTATTTATCTGAAGTAATATAAAAATAAGGCAGATACTGTTAAAATCATTACCTTTGTAATAGATACTTAAAAATAATAACATGAAATCAATTTTAAAAATTTTTATGGTTGCACTATTAGTGTTAACTGCGTGTAAACAAGAAAAATCAGAAGTTAAAACTCAACAAACCAACACACAAGAGGCTTCTTATGCTTCTTTTGGAGACAAGATAACTGAAGATAATTTTTTAACTTCTAAGGAAATGTTGGCAAAATTTGAAAACCTACAAGTTGGTGATACGATTTCAGTAAAATTTGCCTCTAATATAAAAGAGGTGTGTTCTAAAAAGGGATGCTGGATGAAATTACCATTATCAGAAACAACTGAAACAATGGTTCGTTTTAAAGATTACGGCTTTTTTATGCCTTTAGATGCCAATGGCAAAGAGGTTATTGTAGAGGGTAAAGCTTTTGTTCAAATAACACCGGTAGAAGAATTAAAGCATTATGCACAAGATGCTGGTAAAAGTGAAGAAGAAATTGCACTAATTACAGCACCAAAAAGAGAATTTGCTTTTGAGGCAAATGGTGTTTTAATGAAGTAGTTTACAATGATAAAAAATACCCTAATATTCGTTTTTTCTTTTTTAATTTTAGCTTGCTCACCAAAAACTGAAACTAAAGAAACAGAACGTAAGAGTACTATTTACAAGCAGTCAGAAATGGCTGCTTTAATGTTACAAATGTATGCAGTTAACTTAGAAAATAAAGAGTTGATTTTAAAAGGTGAAAAACCTAAAGATTTTCCAAAAGAATTTTTAGCTATTCATACGGCAAATTTAACAGATTCAACAGATAGAAACGCTACGTTTAATGCTTTTTCAGATATTTATTTAGCAAATTTGAAGGCTGTTTTTAATAGCTCAAAAGACTCGCTAATTTTGCAACACAATACAACTATAAATAGCTGTATTGCATGCCACAAAACCACTTGTATTGGTCCTATACCAAAGATTAAGAAACTATTAATTCCATCACCTTGAAACGAGAAATTTTAATAACATCCGACGGCTCATCTACCATACATTTGCCAGACTGGAATGAACAATATCATTCTAAAAATGGCTCTATTAATGAAACCTATCATGTATTTATAGAAAGCGGTTTAAAACAGTTAGCCAAAAATAAAGTTGCTATTTTAGAAATTGGTTTTGGTACGGGATTAAATTGTTTTATAACCTATTTAGAGGCTCAAAAAGAAATAGATTATGTTGGGGTAGAAGCCTATCCAGTTACACCAGAAGAGGTTGAAAAAATGAATTTTATTGATGTTTTAAATGCTGGTGATAAAAAGGATGTTTTTGATAAAATGCATGCAACTACTTGGGAAGAAAAACACAAAATTTCCTCGAATTTCTCACTTACAAAAAGAAAGCAGTTTTTTGAAGATATAGAAGACATAAATAATTTTGATTTGATTTATTTTGATGCTTTTGGCGCGAGAGTTCAGCCTCAATTATGGACAGAAGATATCTTTGCAAAAATGTTTACCTCATTAAAAGAAAACGGAATTTTAGTTACCTATTCTGCCAAAGGTAGCGTAAGAAGAGCTATGCAGGCCGTAGGTTTTTTGGTAGAGCGATTACCTGGTCCTCCAGGAAAAAGAGAAATGCTAAGAGCAATAAAAAAAGCTACTTAATAGTTTTATAAGTAAATAAATAATAAAGAGTAAAAATGGAATTTAGAAGAAAATTTGGAAGCAGAAAAAGAATAAAACCCAAAAAAGGTCTCTTTTTGGTACTATTGTTGGCCATTGTAATAATTTTATGGTACAAGGCAGAAGCAATTATGAACGCACTGTTTTAAGGTTATTTTTTAAACTCTCTCCCTTTCCATTGGTAATTGCTAACCAAAGATTTTATTACAATAAACACATTAAAAAACGGATATGCTATTGTGCATAAAAGATACCATTTTAAAAATGATTGTACATGCTTGTAAAAGCGTATTGTAGGTATTAATAATATTAAATCGATACACATTTTAGCTGCAATAATTCTTCCAAAATAAACCCTGTTTTCTGGTATAAAAAAAGCAATTACAATACTTAAATTTGTTAGAAATACAACGCTACCAATAATCTTGGCAGTTTTCGATTTTAACTTACTTGTTTTTGAAGCCCATCGTACTCTTTGATGCATAAGCTTTGTAAAATTTTTAACAGGAAAAGTAGTAACCGTAGCCTCTAAAGTTTTAATAAAATGAACGTTTTTTTTATCTTTTTCTATAAATTTTTCAAAAAGAAAAATGTCGTCTCCGCTTGCAATATTATCGTTTCCCTCAAAACCATTTAGAGCAATAAATTCACTTTTTTTATAAGCTAAATTTGCCCCATTGCATAAAAAAGGTACTTTCAAACCAAAACCACCAATAGTGCTTCCTTTTAAGCTCATAAAATCTAATAATTGAAATTGAGCTAAAAATGTATTTTCTGCAGCGTAATTTACAGGGCCAATCAACATTTTTGGATTGTTTTTTACAATAAAATTCTCAAAACTTTTTAACCATTTTTTGGGTACAAAGCAGTCTGCATCTGTAGTTACTATCCAAGTATTTTTTGCATGGTGGATAGCAGTGGAAATGGCATCCTTTTTTGGAGAATTTGAGCGTCTTTTATTTTTAATTATCTGAGTATTTATTTCGTTACTTTTTAATAGTTGTTTTAAAATAGCAACGGAATCATCAGTAGAGTTATCATCAACAAAAATATATTCTACCAACTCATTAGGGTAGGATATTTCTTTAAAAGATGAAACAAGGTTTGGTAGATTTTTAACTTCATTTCTAAATGGAATTATAACAGAAAATGATATTCCTTTAGTTTTTTTATGGTCAATTATACGTGTAGATGAGTCTAAATTATTTGATTCTTTTACGTTGAAAAAACCAATAGTTAACAACACTATTAATATTCCATAACAAGTAAATAAAAAAATGAGAGATAAAATCATTTTACAAATTTAGGTTTAAATGTAAGTACAAAATAGCTACCCAAAATTGCAGGTATTGCAAAGTTTAAAAACCACATGATGGTAGCAATACTTAAAATGGAAACGGTATCTGTGGTTATTTTAGAGAACAATAAAACTGCTACAGCTCCTTTTACTACTACATCTAGTAATGTTAACATAGGAATAAATGAGCTAATCAAATACATAGTAAAAATAGTGCTAATGGCTGTAATATATGAAACATCAATGTTAAAAATAATAACCAATAAGTACCATTGATGAGAAAAAACAAGATATCTTAAAAAAGATAAAACACCTATTTTAACGTGCTTTTTTTTAGATATTTGAACTGCGTATTTTCGAAAAATGTTCTTTACAGACTCTTTGTATTTTAAAATTAAAACAATACAAATACTGCACATAATAACAACAAAAAACCAGTTTATGACACTAGTAAAGTTAAATGTGATGATTTTTTTTCGAATATTTTTATCAAAAAAAAGCATTTTTGCACCATACTCTCCAATTCTATTAGGTGTAATAATACTGGTAGTAAGCGATGCTAAAGATTGAATGCTAGCGTTCTTATAGCTTATCATTTTGTAGTTAGAAACAAGTATTTGCCATTTTTTAATTTCAAGCAACCAATTGATAATACTTAAAGATAATAATGGCAATAAATTATTTAAAGAAAATACTTTTAGTTCAATTACTGAAAAACGTAATTGATTGTTTACAATTAATTTTTGTGAAATAATATAACAACAACCAAATACAATGGTAAGTTTTATGAGCAACCAAAAGAAATGCCTAAATTTGTTTGTTTGTAAATATTTCATGATTTGCAAAGTAACAAATAATCATCAATAGTTATGGTGGCAAAATTCTAAAAGAATTGATGTTTTGGCAATAGAGAAAATTATTTTAGGGATAGATCCCGGAACTACTATTATGGGCTTTGGAGTTATAAAAGTGGTTGGTAAAAAAATGGAGTTTATTCAAATGAATGAATTACTACTTACCAAATACGATGATCATTATTTAAAGTTGAAACTAATTTTTGAGAGAACAATAGAGTTAATAGATACTTATAACCCAGATGAAATAGCTATTGAAGCTCCTTTTTTTGGTAAAAATGTACAATCTATGTTAAAACTAGGAAGAGCGCAGGGTGTAGCTATGGCTGCAGGTTTGTCTCGAGAAATTCCAATTACAGAGTACTTACCCAAAAAAATAAAAATGGCTGTTACAGGAAACGGTAGCGCAAGTAAAGAGCAAGTAGCTATGATGTTAAAATCGCTTTTAAATTTAAAAACGTTACCAAAGAACTTAGATGCAACCGACGGTTTAGCAGCTGCTGTTTGTCATTTTTACAATTCAGGAAAAGTAATAGGTGGAAAAAACTACACCGGTTGGGCAAGTTTTGTAAAGCAAAACCCCAAAAAAGTTACCTAATTTTAATAGAAAATAGCTGTTTTTATGCCGGGAATTTATATTCATATTCCATTTTGTAAACAAGCATGTTTTTACTGCGACTTCCATTTTTCTACTTCTACAAAGAAAAAAGATGCAATGATACTTTCTCTTATTAAAGAGATGTCTTTGAGAAAACAAGAACTTTTAAAAGAAAAAGTAACCACTATTTATTTTGGCGGTGGAACTCCTTCTATTTTATCAACCTCAGAAATTAATAGCCTCATAGAGGCAGTTTATACAAATTTTGAGGTGGTAGAAGAGGTAGAAATTACGTTAGAGGCCAATCCGGATGATTTATCCGAAGAGAAAATTAAAGCACTTTCTAAGAGCAGAGTAAATAGGTTAAGTATTGGTATTCAATCTTTCGATGAGAATGATTTACAGTTAATGAATCGTGCTCATAATGCTGGTGAAGCAAAAAAATCTTTGGAGTTGGCTACCCAATATTTCGAAAACATTTCTCTAGATTTAATATATGGAATTCCTGGAAGTACAACTGCTACATGGTTAGAAAATATTAATACTGCCTTACGTTTTAATGTTCCTCATATTTCTAGCTATGCGCTTGTTGTAGAACCCAAAACAGCGCTCGAACATTTTATAGCAACTGGTAAAATTAAAACAGTAGAAGATGTAGTTGTTCAAAAGCAATTTTTACAACTCACAGAAATGTTAGAAGCAGCAGGTTACATACATTACGAATTGTCTAGTTTTAGCAAACCAGCTTTTTTTAGTAAAAATAATACAGCTTACTGGATGGGCAAATCTTACCTTGGTATTGGTCCTTCTGCCCATTCTTTTAATGGCAAAGAAAGAAGTTGGAACGTAAAAAATAATTCGAAGTACATAAAAGATATTGCCCAAAATATATTGCCACTAGAAAAAGAAATTTTGTCTATAGAAGATAGGTATAATGAGTATGTTATGACAGGTTTACGAACTATGTGGGGTGTTTCGATTGATAAAATTAATTCGGATTATGGCTTAAAGTTTGCACAATATATTTTACAACGCTCACAAAAATATAGAGCTCAAAAGTTATTGTCTCTTCATAACAATACTCTTAAAACAACCAAAAAAGGTAGTTTTTTAGTAGACGGAATTATTACCGATTTTTTTATGGTTTCTTGATTTTTTAGTTGTATTCATTTTAATTTTCGATTATTTTTTATTTTAAAAACCTATATTTGAAAAACGTCAATTAGAAAGAATAAATGAAGGCAATTATAGAATATAACTCAAGAAAAATTGAAATAAATGTATCGAAACCAATAGATATTTCTATAGCAATAGATGTACAAAAACCAGCAATAAATGCTTGGTATATTGACGATCCAATAATTGTTCCTGAAAAATTTGAGAATAAAGAAGTGACTGTAAAAAATGGTGCAGTGGTTAATTTTAACCGCATACATTTTAATCCGCATTCTCATATTACTCATACAGAATGTGTAGGTCATATAACAGAAAAAATACATTCTGTAAACTCTAATTTAAAACATTATTTTTTTGTTGCCGAGGTGGTAACAGTTGCACCAGAAGAAAGAGGAGAAGACTTTGTTATATCTGCAAAACAATTAAAAACAGCGTTGCGTAACAAAAAAAGAGATGCTATTGTAATTCGTACCATACCTAATTTACTAGAAAAAAAATCGATGCGATATTCCAATACAAATCCGCCCTATTTACTAGAGGAAGCAGCTATCTACTTAAAAGAAAAAGGGATTAAACATTTGCTTATAGATGTGCCTTCGGTAGATAAAGAAAAAGATGAAGGCAAACTATTGGCTCATAACGCTTTTTGGAATACAAATGGTAACCTTCGTTTAGATGCAACTATTACAGAGTTTATTTATGTACCAAACACGGTAAAAGACGGAGAATATCTGTTAAATTTAATGATTGCTCCTTTCGAAAATGATGCGACACCGAGTAAGCCAATTTTGTACAAAATATTAAAATAGACATCCTAAAAAAAGGTTTTTTTTACAATAAAAGTAAATTTAAATAGTGTAAGAACACTCTGCAATTACAATTTAAAACCATTTCTTACGTCTAAAATACCAAACAGCACCAATGGTTACTAATACCATAATGCCTAATAATATAAAATAACCATATTTAAATTTTAATTCAGGTATATTTTCGAAATTCATACCATAAATACCTGCTAAAAATGTAAGCGGAATAAATATTACAGATAATATAGTTAAGGTTTTCATAACTTCATTTAATCGATGTCCTTGAATACTAAAAATTAAGTTTATTTTACTTTCTAACTCTTGTAATTCAAAATCGATATTAGAAATTAAATTATTGGTCTGTTCTTTAAGTTCACTAAAATATTTTACGTTAAAACCTGGTATTTGAGATTTTTCTAATTTAATAACAGTATCTTTTAGGCTAATTGTTGCCTTTTTAAAATTGAACAATTCTTGTTTTCTTTTTTCTACCAATGATGTAAATTCTGGAGTTGGATTAATGTTAGAAGCATTTAATTTATTGGCGTTTAAATCGGCATTCAATTGATACGTTTCTTGATAGTTATCTATCAAAGACTCTAAAATTAGAAACAATAAATAGTCCGCTTTTTTCTTTCTGATAATTCCTTTATTTCCTTGTAAACGTTCACGAATCCAAGCAAAATAATCTCCAGGTTTTTCTTGTATAGACCAAAGAAAATCTTTGGAAACAATAAAAATCATTTGTTCAGAATTTAACTTGTTATTGGTAGTAATTAATACTCGAGTGGTTATAAATAGTAAGTTTTCTAAAATAATTACTTTATTAGAATGTTCTTCATCTCCTAGAAGTTTTATTAAAAAATCGTCTAATTTATTTTGATGAACTACCTTTTTATAATCGTCATAAAATTTAATTCCGTATGTATTTAGCCATGAAACACCCTCTAAATTTTCAGAGAAATTTATGGAAGTAATATCGGTAAAACTTTTTTTCTCGTGATTGTTAACAGAATAGCTTATTAGTGAGGTGTTCTTTAAAAAATTATTTTCCATTTAAATAATAATTGTAGATTTGGTATTATAAAGGTAGTTTTTTTTGATGATATTTTAGTTTAAAAAGAAGAGCTGTTAAAATATGAGCTACCCTAAACAAAAATGGTTAGTTACTAAAAGCAATGGATATAGAACAATTTAGAGATTTTTGTTTGTCTAAAAAAGGAGTAACAGAACACTTTCCTTTCGATGAAGTTACGCTGGTTTTTAAAGTAATGGGTAAAATGTTTGCTTTGGCAAGTCTTGACAAGTGGGAGAAGAATGAGCAAACAATTAATTTAAAATGCAACCCAGAAAGGGCAATTGCTTTAAGAGAAAATTATGAAGGTATAATTCCAGGCTGGCATTCGAACAAAAAACATTGGAATACGGTAACTGTAAATTTTAGTGATGTTTCAGATAGCTTAGTAAAAGAGTTAATTTCCCATTCTTATGATATGGTAGTAAAGGGTCTTACTAAAAAGGCACAATTAGAATTGAAAAATTTGTAAGATGCAAAAGCAAACTTTAAGGACTTTATACAAGCAAAAAAGAGAAAATTTATCTGCTGTTCAAATTAAAGAGCTTGAAAATAATATTTATAAGCAACTCTTTACGTTAGATATTTCTGCTGTTAAAACAGCACATATTTTTTTAACGTTAGAAAAATTTAAAGAAATTAACACAACACCAATCATTAATTATTTAAGAAAAAAAGGAATTCGAATTGCCGTTTCTAAATGTAATTTTAAAAACAACACATTATCTCATTATTATTACGAAGAAAATACAGCATTAATTTTGAATAGATTTGGGGTTCCAGAACCAGTAAATGCAGAGAAAGCAGAGGAATCTGATTTTGATTTAATTTTTGTTCCGTTGTTAATTTCAGATACGGCTAATTATCGTGTTGGCTATGGAAAAGGCTTTTACGATCGTTTTTTAGCTAAATGCAGACCAGATGCAAGGTGTATTGGAATTAATTTTTTCGAGCCAATCTCTAAAATTGACGATCTTAATGAGTTTGATTTCCCTTTGCACACTGTTATTTATCCAATTTAAATTATAAGTTAGGAAGTTTAAAAAGTAAATTCGGATTAGGGCAAATACTTTTCCAGATTTCCAATTCACTTTCAAAAGTTACTCCAGGAAAATCGTTGGTATAATCTAAAAGCGTTAGCATTACTTGAAAATGGAGATGCGGAACCCAATCACCATTTTCTGTTGCATTTGCCAATACAGCAATTTCATCGCCTTTTTTTACAAAACTACCAATTCTATGTTTCAAAACACTTTTTATTGTATTGTGCCCATATAAAGTATAAAAGTGAAAATGCTTAAGCTGATGTTTTAAAATTAACAAACCACCATAACCTTTGTGGTAAGAATCATCTGAAGTACAAACAACTTCACCATCTAAAATTGCGTGTACAGGTGTGTTTTCTGGTAACCAAAAATCCAATCCTAAATGAGTGTTTCTTTTTT encodes:
- the hemW gene encoding radical SAM family heme chaperone HemW, which gives rise to MPGIYIHIPFCKQACFYCDFHFSTSTKKKDAMILSLIKEMSLRKQELLKEKVTTIYFGGGTPSILSTSEINSLIEAVYTNFEVVEEVEITLEANPDDLSEEKIKALSKSRVNRLSIGIQSFDENDLQLMNRAHNAGEAKKSLELATQYFENISLDLIYGIPGSTTATWLENINTALRFNVPHISSYALVVEPKTALEHFIATGKIKTVEDVVVQKQFLQLTEMLEAAGYIHYELSSFSKPAFFSKNNTAYWMGKSYLGIGPSAHSFNGKERSWNVKNNSKYIKDIAQNILPLEKEILSIEDRYNEYVMTGLRTMWGVSIDKINSDYGLKFAQYILQRSQKYRAQKLLSLHNNTLKTTKKGSFLVDGIITDFFMVS
- a CDS encoding CorA family divalent cation transporter; this translates as MENNFLKNTSLISYSVNNHEKKSFTDITSINFSENLEGVSWLNTYGIKFYDDYKKVVHQNKLDDFLIKLLGDEEHSNKVIILENLLFITTRVLITTNNKLNSEQMIFIVSKDFLWSIQEKPGDYFAWIRERLQGNKGIIRKKKADYLLFLILESLIDNYQETYQLNADLNANKLNASNINPTPEFTSLVEKRKQELFNFKKATISLKDTVIKLEKSQIPGFNVKYFSELKEQTNNLISNIDFELQELESKINLIFSIQGHRLNEVMKTLTILSVIFIPLTFLAGIYGMNFENIPELKFKYGYFILLGIMVLVTIGAVWYFRRKKWF
- a CDS encoding MmcQ/YjbR family DNA-binding protein; the protein is MDIEQFRDFCLSKKGVTEHFPFDEVTLVFKVMGKMFALASLDKWEKNEQTINLKCNPERAIALRENYEGIIPGWHSNKKHWNTVTVNFSDVSDSLVKELISHSYDMVVKGLTKKAQLELKNL
- a CDS encoding peptidoglycan DD-metalloendopeptidase family protein; the encoded protein is MKTTEVHHLFKKRFGYTEHPNIDLFKSWAQKEKFSLKTLFPTINKTEAHHLDLSVHSNFINGKDDFNNLTFFEGKIMDLQKTIPNKIIAGGYLEKRALYTSSIYERKTTEGTEKRNTHLGLDFWLPENTPVHAILDGEVVCTSDDSYHKGYGGLLILKHQLKHFHFYTLYGHNTIKSVLKHRIGSFVKKGDEIAVLANATENGDWVPHLHFQVMLTLLDYTNDFPGVTFESELEIWKSICPNPNLLFKLPNL
- a CDS encoding cyclase family protein, which codes for MKAIIEYNSRKIEINVSKPIDISIAIDVQKPAINAWYIDDPIIVPEKFENKEVTVKNGAVVNFNRIHFNPHSHITHTECVGHITEKIHSVNSNLKHYFFVAEVVTVAPEERGEDFVISAKQLKTALRNKKRDAIVIRTIPNLLEKKSMRYSNTNPPYLLEEAAIYLKEKGIKHLLIDVPSVDKEKDEGKLLAHNAFWNTNGNLRLDATITEFIYVPNTVKDGEYLLNLMIAPFENDATPSKPILYKILK
- a CDS encoding MBL fold metallo-hydrolase encodes the protein MRILKIIGCALLISCQTSDKNNTQQKNKMQQYVTVLGIAQDAGYPHIGCKKECCLNYYQGKFRKQKVVSLGLVDKENNQKWLFEATPDITTQLANLSQNHLKTSSLIDGIFLTHAHIGHYSGLMYFGREALGQKGTKVYVMPKMKTFLRNNGPWNQLINLRNIELIDINKDSTIQVNNTLKVTPFLVPHRDEYSETVGYKIESKQKTILFIPDINKWQKWNKDIVEEVKKVDYAFLDATFFKEGEVNRPMAEIPHPFISETINIFKNESFTIKNKVIFIHFNHTNPALQNVSEEKKALEKLGFQFAYEGMKIPL
- a CDS encoding 5-formyltetrahydrofolate cyclo-ligase, which produces MQKQTLRTLYKQKRENLSAVQIKELENNIYKQLFTLDISAVKTAHIFLTLEKFKEINTTPIINYLRKKGIRIAVSKCNFKNNTLSHYYYEENTALILNRFGVPEPVNAEKAEESDFDLIFVPLLISDTANYRVGYGKGFYDRFLAKCRPDARCIGINFFEPISKIDDLNEFDFPLHTVIYPI
- the mnmD gene encoding tRNA (5-methylaminomethyl-2-thiouridine)(34)-methyltransferase MnmD, whose protein sequence is MKREILITSDGSSTIHLPDWNEQYHSKNGSINETYHVFIESGLKQLAKNKVAILEIGFGTGLNCFITYLEAQKEIDYVGVEAYPVTPEEVEKMNFIDVLNAGDKKDVFDKMHATTWEEKHKISSNFSLTKRKQFFEDIEDINNFDLIYFDAFGARVQPQLWTEDIFAKMFTSLKENGILVTYSAKGSVRRAMQAVGFLVERLPGPPGKREMLRAIKKAT
- the ruvC gene encoding crossover junction endodeoxyribonuclease RuvC, translated to MAIEKIILGIDPGTTIMGFGVIKVVGKKMEFIQMNELLLTKYDDHYLKLKLIFERTIELIDTYNPDEIAIEAPFFGKNVQSMLKLGRAQGVAMAAGLSREIPITEYLPKKIKMAVTGNGSASKEQVAMMLKSLLNLKTLPKNLDATDGLAAAVCHFYNSGKVIGGKNYTGWASFVKQNPKKVT
- a CDS encoding DUF4920 domain-containing protein, whose protein sequence is MKSILKIFMVALLVLTACKQEKSEVKTQQTNTQEASYASFGDKITEDNFLTSKEMLAKFENLQVGDTISVKFASNIKEVCSKKGCWMKLPLSETTETMVRFKDYGFFMPLDANGKEVIVEGKAFVQITPVEELKHYAQDAGKSEEEIALITAPKREFAFEANGVLMK
- a CDS encoding glycosyltransferase family 2 protein: MILSLIFLFTCYGILIVLLTIGFFNVKESNNLDSSTRIIDHKKTKGISFSVIIPFRNEVKNLPNLVSSFKEISYPNELVEYIFVDDNSTDDSVAILKQLLKSNEINTQIIKNKRRSNSPKKDAISTAIHHAKNTWIVTTDADCFVPKKWLKSFENFIVKNNPKMLIGPVNYAAENTFLAQFQLLDFMSLKGSTIGGFGLKVPFLCNGANLAYKKSEFIALNGFEGNDNIASGDDIFLFEKFIEKDKKNVHFIKTLEATVTTFPVKNFTKLMHQRVRWASKTSKLKSKTAKIIGSVVFLTNLSIVIAFFIPENRVYFGRIIAAKMCIDLILLIPTIRFYKHVQSFLKWYLLCTIAYPFFNVFIVIKSLVSNYQWKGREFKK
- a CDS encoding branched-chain amino acid aminotransferase, producing the protein MNSTIEIKHIEKSRIDSVDFNNLPFGSVYSDHMLTCTYKNGQWGTPIIEPYAPISLDPSAKIFHYGQSIFEGMKAYKDADENILLFRPTENCKRLNKSAERLVIPQIPEDVFMNGLKELLKVDANWIPTNEGSSLYIRPFMFASGKGFHASPADEYKLMICTAPSGAYFAGKVKVLIEEKYARAANGGVGFAKAGGNYAAQFYPTQLAIEKGFNQVIWTDDNTHEYIEEAGAMNIFVRINDTLITSPVSDRILDGITRKSIIQIAKDLDIDVEVRKITVSEVIAAAQSGSLKEMFGAGTAAVISPIAGFGYQEKEYELPELSQPYASTLKKAITDIQTNKAPDKHGWRVVVK